The following DNA comes from Moritella sp. 24.
GTACCAATTTTATTTTAGTACACAACCCTTCGTAATCTAACAGAATTGTTTTTATATCGATGATTGAGGTGATTTTTAATTGATGATTCTCAAGATTCATTCTTTAGACTGGTGATTACCTATTAGGTAGTGGTTATTAGGCATTGAAATTAGTTGATGTCTTACATAAATTTAAGATATGAGAAGTTATTAAATTTGAGATTAAGCTCTCAATTCAAATTTGATAACATTAATTTAACAAACTGCACTAAATTGGAATTAATCATGTGACTCTTGCACCAAATAAGTGCTTCTTTGATGTATGTAATCGCTGTGTTACGTGTAAGTATATGAATTTATTTGTTTTAAATTGTTGGCACGGAGGTTGAATTAAGTTTAATCATATAGTTATTCAATATACTCAGGCAAGGAGCTATTTATGAAGCTAATAAGCGCAATCATTAAACCATTTAAACTCGATGATGTTCGTGAAGCAGTCGCAGATATCGGTGTTGAAGGATTAACAGTTACTGAAGTAAAAGGCTTTGGTCGTCAGAAGGGACATACCGAATTATATCGCGGTGCAGAATATCAAGTTGATTTCTTACCTAAAGTTAAGTTAGAAATTGCAACGCAGAGCGAAAATGTTGATCGCCTCATTGAAGCTATTAATAGTGCTGCTTATACCGGGAAAATTGGTGATGGTAAGATTTTTGTTTACGATTTAAAACAAGTTGTGCGTATTCGTACGGGCGAAATGGACTCAGAAGCAATTTAAGGGAAATAAATTATGCAAGAGCTAACAACTACAGTTACTGAGTTGCGTTTCGCACTCGATACTTTTTATTTTTTAATGTCAGGTGTACTTGTCATGTGGATGGCAGCTGGTTTTGCTATGCTAGAAGCAGGTCTGGTTCGATCTAAAAATACAACTGAAATTCTAACGAAAAACGTCGTGCTTTATTCAATCGCATGTATCATGTTTTTATTAGTTGGTTACAATATCATGTATGTGGATAACGCAGAAGGCGGTATCATCCCATCATTTGGTTCTTTAATTGGTACACAATCTGAAGGCGCTGATCATTCATTAGAATCAGATTTCTTCTTCCAGGTAGTATTTGTTGCGACTGCAATGTCTATTGTATCTGGTGCGGTTGCTGAACGTATGAAATTATGGGCTTTCCTTGCTTTCACTGTTGTTTTAACAGGTGTTATTTATCCGATTGAAGGTTATTGGACTTGGGGTGGTGGTTTCTTATCTGAAGCTGGTTTCTCTGATTTCGCGGGTTCGGGTATTGTTCACATGGCCGGTGCAGCTGCTGCATTAGCTGCGGTACTTTTACTGGGTGCTCGTAAGGGTAAATATGGTAAAAATGGTGAGATTTATCCAATTCCAGGTTCAAATATGCCATTAGCAACATTAGGTGCATTTATCTTATGGATGGGTTGGTTTGGCTTTAATGGTGGTTCACAGCTGTTATTATCAGATGCTGAAAATGCAACGGCTGTTGGTCAAATTTTCCTAAATACAAACGCAGCAGCAGCTGCAGGTGCTGTTGCCGCATTACTTATCACTAAAATTATGTGGGGTAAAGCAGACTTAACAATGGTGCTTAATGGCGCGTTAGCTGGTCTGGTAACGATTACTGCTGACCCGCTTAGCCCTGCACCGGCATTTGCAACATTATTAGGTGGTTTAGGCGGTGTATTAGTTGTGTTCAGTATCGTTGCATTGGATAAAGCTAAAATCGATGATCCAGTAGGTGCTATCTCTGTTCATGGTGTGTGTGGTCTATTTGGTCTAATGGTTGTTCCATTTAGTAATGGCGATGCAACATTTGGTGCTCAGTTATATGGTGCAGCTATTATCTTTGCATGGGTATTTGCGGCAAGTATCTTAGTGTGGGCTGTATTGAAAGCAACAATGGGCATTCGTGTTAGTGAAGAAGAAGAGATCACTGGTATGGATATGGCTGATTGTGGTATTGATGCTTACCCTGAGTTTGTATCAGTTAAATAAATATATTTCACATTAGTGATTAAATAATAAAAGCTCAGCATTTGCTGAGCTTTTTGTTTGTTTCTACAAAATATAAATAATATGAAATTGGTGTAGCGATATTACGACGCTACTCTATTAGAAACCAATTTCTAGCTATGATATTATTTACTCAGTTTCCTCATTAGAATTTTAATCTTTCATGTTACTTATTATCGATAATTACGATAGTTTTACGTTTAATTTATTTCAATATTTCTCAGAACTTGGCCAAGAGGTTATCGTTAAACGTAATGACGACATTTCACTGGAGCAAATATCTGCACTTTCACCTGATTACCTAGTTATTTCACCTGGACCTTGCACGCCAAACGATGCCGGTATTTCACTATCTGTTATCGAACAATTTTCAGGGAAAATACCAATTTTAGGTGTTTGCCTTGGTCATCAGTCGATTGCGCAAGTATTTGGGGCAAATGTGGTAAAAGCTAAAAAAGTGATGCACGGTAAAACATCTCAAATACAGCATGTAGGTAAAGGCGTTTTTTCTGGATTAAATAACCCTTTAACAGTGACGCGCTATCATTCTTTAATTGTTGAAGCTCCAACATTAAATGACGAGTTTGAAATTACAGCTTGGACGGAAGATTGTAATGGTGAATTTGAGGAAATCATGGCATTCAAGCATAAGTCTCTTGCGCTAGAAGGTGTACAGTTCCATCCTGAGAGTATTTTAACCGAGCAAGGGAAAGATTTATTAAATAATTTTCTCCTAGGAAATTAACCCTATTTCAAAAATTACTAACGTTTCTGCTACGTTATTACATATAGGACTTGACCTGTGACTTATTATTTATAATTATTGAATATATATTCATCAGGGTGATGGGTTGATATATTTAGATATTGATATTTATTAAGAGGGAAGGGATATGGCCAATAACGTAACAGGTGTTACTCGGGAAGATTTTGATAATGTAATGGTTCCGAACTACGCACCAGCAGCAATGATCCCTGTTCGAGGTCAAGGCTCACGAGTTTGGGATCAAGATGATAAAGAATACATTGATTTTGCTGCAGGTATTGCTGTTAGCTGTTTAGGTCATTGTTACCCTCCTTTAGTTGATACTCTGCAAAAACAAAGTCAAAAATTATGGCACGTGAGTAATTTACTGACAAATGAGCCTGCATTAAGGCTTGCGACAAAACTGGTTAATTCAACTTTTGCTGATAAGGTTTTTTTTGCAAACTCAGGTGCCGAAGCAAATGAAGCTGCACTAAAATTAGCGCGTCGTTATGCATTAAATAAATTTGGTGAAGGTAAAGATCAGATTATCGCGTTTAACAAGGGCTTCCATGGCCGTACATTCTTTACTGTGACGGTAGGCGGACAAGCGACCTACTCTGACGGTTTTGGTCCTAAGCCTGGTGCTATTGAACACATCGATTTTAATGACCTTAGCGCATTTGAAGCATTAATTAGCGATAAAACATGTGCAGTAATGATGGAACCTTTACAGGGGGAGGGAGGGATTAACTCTTCTAACCAACAGTTCTTAATTGCTGTTCGTGCTCTGTGTGATAAATATAATGCGCTGTTAATATTTGATGAAGTACAGACTGGCGTGGGGCGTACGGGGAGTTTTTATGCTTATCAGCATACCGATATCAAGCCAGATATTTTAACGTCAGCGAAAGGCCTCGGTGCCGGTTTCCCTATTGCCGCGATGTTAACGACAACGGATATTGCAAATAGTTTTAGTGTTGGTACACATGGTAGTACGTATGGTGGTAATCCACTTGCTTGCAGTATTGCTGAAGTTGTTGTTGATACTGTTAATGACCATGCTTTCTTAGCTGGGGTTAAGGCTAAATCAATCATATTCAGAAATGCATTAGGGCAGCTTAATGAGCAATATGCTATTTTCTCGGATATCCGTGGTGAAGGTTTACTGTTAGGTGCTGAGCTAACTGAAAAATATCAAGGTCAGGCCATTACGATTATGAATAAGGCGGCTGAAGAAGGGTTGCTAATATTAGTGGCTGGCGCGAATGTATTACGTTTTACACCTGCTTTAAATATTCCTGAAGAAGATATTTCTGCTGGTATGGAAAAACTTAATCTTGCTATCAAAAAGTGGCTATCAGTTTAATTCCAGTATGATTTTAAATCGCGTGCTATAAGGCGAATTAACTCTGTAAATAGCGCCATTGGTTTTGATGTTGTGGTTTATTCAATACGGGTTATCGTATATTAGTCGGACTATTGAGAGCGCTGAAGCTTGGGTTGACTAATATTATAGCCTGAGTACGCCTATAACATACCTTGTTAGGCTTTATAGTGATTTAATGTTGATATATGTGTCGGTAATATAATATCTGTGTGGCGGTGTTTATATAGAGCGATAAACGAAAACGACGTCTGATTTGTTTATCACATATCAGACGTCGTTTTATTATCTTAGTAAACGAGTTGGATTAGCGAGTGCCAAATACAACAATCGTTTTACCGTGAGCTGAAATAAGCTCTTGCTCTTCAAGCATCTTCAAAATACGGCCAACAGTTTCACGTGAACAACCAACGATTTGACCGATTTCTTGACGAGTAATTTTAATTTGCATACCGTCTGGGTGAGTCATTGCATCAGGTTGTTTCGCTAAACTTAATAATGTTTGTGCAATACGACCAGTTACGTCTAGGAATGCTAGATCGCCAACTTTCTGGCTTGTAGTTTGTAGACGTTCAGCCATTTGTCCTGATAGACGCATTAGAATTTCAGGATTAACTTGGATTAACTGACGGAATTTCTTATATGAAATTTCAGCTACTTCACATGGTGATTTAGCTCGGATCCATGCGCTACGAACAGGTTCTTCAGTGTCTTCAAATAGGCCTAGTTCACCCATGAAGTCACCTTGATTTAGATAAGAAAGGATCATCTCCTTACCTTCTTCATCTTTAATAAGAACTGCCACAGAACCTTTCACGATAAAATATAAAGTTTCCGCTTTTTCTCCAGCATGGATCAGCGTACTTTTTGAAGGGTACTTATGAATATGGCAGTGAGATAAAAACCATTCTAAAGTCGGGTCAGATTGTGGCTTGCCGATAACAACCATGGGTATTCCTCTGTAAGTTATTATAATCGCAATTTATGTCCGTGTTGCGATATTTTAATTTTATTATTATTACTGACTTGATAGCATAAGAGACAATAACACTAATAAGCAAGAACTGAGTTGATTTCTGCTCAATATTAACGTGAATATATCATTTTTTGATTATTGACTTGCTGTTTATTTGTGACTTTTAACTATATTTGGGATATGAGACGGTATTTAATTACCTTAGTGGCATTAAATATTGTCTAATGCCTTCGAATTAGACATTAACTAGGTGTTTTATGAAAGCAAATGTGAAGTGGATCGAAGAAATGCAACTGATGGGTACATCAGAAACTGGTCATGGCATCCTTATGGATGGTAATCGTGATGGTATTGCTGCAAGTCCAATGGAAGTTGTGCTGATGGGAATGGGCGCATGTAGCTCTATTGATGTTGTCGATATTTTAAAAACGGGACGTCAAAACATCTTAGGTTGTGAAGTTAATTTGACGAGTGAACGTGCCGCTGAAGCACCGCGTGTTTTCACTAAAATTAATGCACATTTTATTGTTTCTGGTACAGACCTGAATGAGAAAAAAGTAAAGCGTGCGGTTGAACTATCGATGGAAAAATATTGCTCTGTAGCTAAGATGCTAGAGAAAGCGGCGGAAATAACGTCAAGCTATGAAGTTGTAGCAAAATAATTTACTTTGCTGATTAATTATTAACGGTGAGCTGATCCTGTATGCTTATCGTTAATTTATTTTTTAAACATATTACATTTTTGTAATATGACTAGCTGAAAATCTAGACAATAGCGTTATAGATATTCCAATATTATCCAACTCATACATTAATCTTTAATTTTCTTATTGTTTACAGTCGTTTATGTTTTTATGTGTTAGCATGCGAATAAATTATTTCGTTATGTTATTGAGGCTGTAATGTACCGTCGTTATCCTGTTATCTTCCATATTAGCTTATGTATTGCATTTAGTTTTATAGTACTTGCACTGGCTGCATTAGGGTATTTATCAATGCTGCGTGGGGATATGTTGGCAGAAAGAAAATCACGTTTGGTGAGTATTATTGATAAAACAGAAGCGATTTTTCAGCGCTATGATCTGTATTATCAGTCAGGAGTCCTGTCACTCGAAGATGCACAAGAGCAAGCATTACAACGTCTTTCTTTTTTAGATGGTAATTATATTTTTGTTTTTGATAATGATTACACTTTATTAGCCTCTTTAGGCGGTGTAGATGATTCAAACGCTAATGTTAAAATGCTACAAGATTCCAATGGTAATTTCACTTATCAAACAATACATGAGCAAGCAAAAAAACTAAAAAATGGCACTTTTGTCAGCTATTGTTTTCCCCTTTTCATTGGTGGTAAAGCCGTGCGTAAAATCTCTTATAGTAAACATTTTTCTAGTTGGGGTTGGACCTATGGCGCAGGTGTGTATATTGATGATATTGATTCGGTCATTAGCGATACATTGATTTCGTTTGATGAATTAGTCGTTTAATAAACACGAAAATAAAACAATATTTGGATGTAAGGCTTCATCTCGATATAATTCAGCGTAAAATACTAAATCTGTCGAATAATTCATATGATTAGAATTATTTATCGATAATGATTATCTATACTCTTCGCGGGTATTTATTTTAGGCTAAGCTATGCAATCAATTTCAAAAAAAACGCTGCTGCTCACATTGAGCTATTTTGTTCTCTGGTGCAGCGGACCGTTATTACTACAAACACAAGGTAACTGGTGGGGACTGCCTGTCTGGTTCTGGTTTTCTTGTTTGTTTGCACCCTTATTACTTATTTTCCTTCTTATTTTAATGATTAAATCTACTTATCATGACTAATCTTATTCCTATTTTTATCTATCTTATTATTAGCCTACTGATCACTCGTTGGTGGAGTAGTCGACAATCGAAGCAAGCGGGTGCCCTGTATCAAGACAAAGCTAAACGCTTTTTTATTGGTGGACGTTTTCTTAATGGTCCGTTATTGGCGTTGACCTTAGTTGCTACTTATACCAGTGCAAGTTCCTTTATTGGCGGTCCCGGTGCTGCTTATAAAATTGGCTTAGGTTGGGTGTGGCTTGCGTTGATTCAAGTGCCTGTTGCGATGTTAACACTGGGTGTATTAGGCCCTAAGTTATTAGCACAACGTAAAGCGGAACACGCGACACTCATCGAATGGTTGGATGCGCGTTATCAAAATAATTGGTTGACCAAATTAGCGTTGGTGAGCCTTGTTGTTGGCTTTATTGCGATGATCTCGGTGCAATTTATTGGCGGTGCTCGTTTATTCTCTGGTGTTAGTGGGATCAGTTATGAGCTTGGATTGGGATTATTTGTTATCACAGTGCTGGCTTATACACTTACTGGTGGATTTAGAGCCGTGGTGATCACCGATGCGTTCCAAGGTATTTTGATGATCGTCGGTGTACTGGTTATCTTTTTCACTTTATTGTCGCAAGGCGGTCTAACGGCGCTTATGGCTGATGTCAGCGCACAGTCTCCAACATTGTTAAGCCCACAAGGTAATAACGGTCAGCTTGGTTGGCCGATGATGTTGTCTTTTTGGATGCTTATTTGTTTTGGTACCTTAGGTTTACCACATACAGTAGTACGCTTGCTTGCGGTAAAAGACACTAATGCGTTAAAGCGAGGAATGATTTGGGGAACAATTATTAGTTTCTTAATGACCCTTATCCCACATCTAACGGGTGTATTAGGTCGTGCTTTATATCCTGATTTAACTGTACCTGATGAGATCATGCCTACGTTAATTACAGGACTATTTAATCCATTTTGGGCGGGCGTATTACTGGCTGCACCAATTGCAGCGGTAATGTCATCTGTTGATTCGATGCTATTACAGTCGGCTGTAAGCCTTGTGCGTGATGGTGCAGTACGTTGTTATCCGGCAATGACGGCAGATAAGCAGGTATGGCTAACACGTGTTGCAATGCTATTGATAACCCTAATTGCAACTTATTGTGCAATTGAACCACCGAAAATGATTGTTTGGCTTAATCTTGCTGCTTTTGGTGCATTACAGGCGGTATTCTTATGGCCTGTGCTTGCTGGGTTATATTGGCCCCAGGTTTCCGGTCATGCGGCTCTTTCTGCAATGGTAACTGGTCTTGTTAGTTATTTATTGTTGCTATGGTTTAAGCCCGCGATGTTTGGTATTCATCCTATCGTTCCAGCTTTATTTATTTCGATGTTTGGAATGCTAATCGTTCATCGTTTCCAACAACGTTACACAAATCAAAAAGCATAACCGTAAAAGCGCAGTCCTTTATCTTCTAAAGTCTGCGCTTTTATTAATATGTATTATTTATAACGCACTAAATTATATCGTTAATGATGGGAATTATAATGCGTTAAATCTAAATGTGAACTACCTCATACTTTAGAGGTAAAGTATTAAAAGCTGCGCA
Coding sequences within:
- the glnK gene encoding P-II family nitrogen regulator, with protein sequence MKLISAIIKPFKLDDVREAVADIGVEGLTVTEVKGFGRQKGHTELYRGAEYQVDFLPKVKLEIATQSENVDRLIEAINSAAYTGKIGDGKIFVYDLKQVVRIRTGEMDSEAI
- a CDS encoding ammonium transporter → MQELTTTVTELRFALDTFYFLMSGVLVMWMAAGFAMLEAGLVRSKNTTEILTKNVVLYSIACIMFLLVGYNIMYVDNAEGGIIPSFGSLIGTQSEGADHSLESDFFFQVVFVATAMSIVSGAVAERMKLWAFLAFTVVLTGVIYPIEGYWTWGGGFLSEAGFSDFAGSGIVHMAGAAAALAAVLLLGARKGKYGKNGEIYPIPGSNMPLATLGAFILWMGWFGFNGGSQLLLSDAENATAVGQIFLNTNAAAAAGAVAALLITKIMWGKADLTMVLNGALAGLVTITADPLSPAPAFATLLGGLGGVLVVFSIVALDKAKIDDPVGAISVHGVCGLFGLMVVPFSNGDATFGAQLYGAAIIFAWVFAASILVWAVLKATMGIRVSEEEEITGMDMADCGIDAYPEFVSVK
- a CDS encoding aminodeoxychorismate/anthranilate synthase component II: MLLIIDNYDSFTFNLFQYFSELGQEVIVKRNDDISLEQISALSPDYLVISPGPCTPNDAGISLSVIEQFSGKIPILGVCLGHQSIAQVFGANVVKAKKVMHGKTSQIQHVGKGVFSGLNNPLTVTRYHSLIVEAPTLNDEFEITAWTEDCNGEFEEIMAFKHKSLALEGVQFHPESILTEQGKDLLNNFLLGN
- a CDS encoding aspartate aminotransferase family protein, coding for MANNVTGVTREDFDNVMVPNYAPAAMIPVRGQGSRVWDQDDKEYIDFAAGIAVSCLGHCYPPLVDTLQKQSQKLWHVSNLLTNEPALRLATKLVNSTFADKVFFANSGAEANEAALKLARRYALNKFGEGKDQIIAFNKGFHGRTFFTVTVGGQATYSDGFGPKPGAIEHIDFNDLSAFEALISDKTCAVMMEPLQGEGGINSSNQQFLIAVRALCDKYNALLIFDEVQTGVGRTGSFYAYQHTDIKPDILTSAKGLGAGFPIAAMLTTTDIANSFSVGTHGSTYGGNPLACSIAEVVVDTVNDHAFLAGVKAKSIIFRNALGQLNEQYAIFSDIRGEGLLLGAELTEKYQGQAITIMNKAAEEGLLILVAGANVLRFTPALNIPEEDISAGMEKLNLAIKKWLSV
- the crp gene encoding cAMP-activated global transcriptional regulator CRP, producing the protein MVVIGKPQSDPTLEWFLSHCHIHKYPSKSTLIHAGEKAETLYFIVKGSVAVLIKDEEGKEMILSYLNQGDFMGELGLFEDTEEPVRSAWIRAKSPCEVAEISYKKFRQLIQVNPEILMRLSGQMAERLQTTSQKVGDLAFLDVTGRIAQTLLSLAKQPDAMTHPDGMQIKITRQEIGQIVGCSRETVGRILKMLEEQELISAHGKTIVVFGTR
- a CDS encoding OsmC family protein; the protein is MKANVKWIEEMQLMGTSETGHGILMDGNRDGIAASPMEVVLMGMGACSSIDVVDILKTGRQNILGCEVNLTSERAAEAPRVFTKINAHFIVSGTDLNEKKVKRAVELSMEKYCSVAKMLEKAAEITSSYEVVAK
- a CDS encoding cache domain-containing protein; this encodes MYRRYPVIFHISLCIAFSFIVLALAALGYLSMLRGDMLAERKSRLVSIIDKTEAIFQRYDLYYQSGVLSLEDAQEQALQRLSFLDGNYIFVFDNDYTLLASLGGVDDSNANVKMLQDSNGNFTYQTIHEQAKKLKNGTFVSYCFPLFIGGKAVRKISYSKHFSSWGWTYGAGVYIDDIDSVISDTLISFDELVV
- a CDS encoding DUF997 family protein, with the protein product MQSISKKTLLLTLSYFVLWCSGPLLLQTQGNWWGLPVWFWFSCLFAPLLLIFLLILMIKSTYHD
- the panF gene encoding sodium/pantothenate symporter, with the protein product MTNLIPIFIYLIISLLITRWWSSRQSKQAGALYQDKAKRFFIGGRFLNGPLLALTLVATYTSASSFIGGPGAAYKIGLGWVWLALIQVPVAMLTLGVLGPKLLAQRKAEHATLIEWLDARYQNNWLTKLALVSLVVGFIAMISVQFIGGARLFSGVSGISYELGLGLFVITVLAYTLTGGFRAVVITDAFQGILMIVGVLVIFFTLLSQGGLTALMADVSAQSPTLLSPQGNNGQLGWPMMLSFWMLICFGTLGLPHTVVRLLAVKDTNALKRGMIWGTIISFLMTLIPHLTGVLGRALYPDLTVPDEIMPTLITGLFNPFWAGVLLAAPIAAVMSSVDSMLLQSAVSLVRDGAVRCYPAMTADKQVWLTRVAMLLITLIATYCAIEPPKMIVWLNLAAFGALQAVFLWPVLAGLYWPQVSGHAALSAMVTGLVSYLLLLWFKPAMFGIHPIVPALFISMFGMLIVHRFQQRYTNQKA